One window of Akkermansia biwaensis genomic DNA carries:
- a CDS encoding glycosyltransferase family 39 protein: MYQNKLNGAVRVAFWMLYALLFCYYGSCLSSLYSIPMSYDPIIYGIVGNGWMEGLMPYRDLFDQKGPLIFLIYGISFLLFKSFWLVFLLEWAAIFVSMVFSYKIAVLFISARKAFFISLLLVLLLCNFPYYGGGGHPSEFLLPFQLASLYFLIRLRQGGGSAAVTGIVFGLSMGIAILLKFNLAVFWFIPCIYVFILAWRKGKALPFSACLISAMVITVAPLLLYFHLSGILDDFYRGYFLFNVRYGGGGDSLGSIIWNYVKWIKREVMDPNIFMWVAGVVGIGFSRLPKADKLAFASAFLLTCLGVQGNG; the protein is encoded by the coding sequence ATGTACCAGAACAAATTGAATGGAGCCGTACGCGTAGCTTTCTGGATGCTTTATGCATTGTTGTTTTGTTATTACGGCAGTTGTCTTTCTTCCCTTTATTCCATTCCGATGAGTTACGATCCGATCATCTACGGCATTGTAGGCAATGGATGGATGGAAGGGCTGATGCCATACAGGGATTTATTCGATCAAAAAGGTCCGTTGATCTTTTTAATCTATGGAATATCCTTTTTACTATTCAAATCATTTTGGCTGGTCTTTTTGCTGGAGTGGGCGGCCATATTCGTTTCCATGGTGTTCAGCTATAAAATTGCAGTGCTGTTTATCTCCGCAAGGAAAGCATTTTTTATTTCTTTGTTGCTTGTTTTGCTGCTTTGCAATTTTCCCTATTATGGGGGAGGCGGGCATCCTTCAGAATTTTTACTGCCTTTTCAGCTTGCATCTCTTTATTTCCTGATTCGTTTGAGGCAGGGGGGCGGTTCAGCTGCTGTTACCGGCATTGTTTTTGGGTTGAGCATGGGAATAGCCATTTTGCTGAAATTCAATTTGGCCGTCTTCTGGTTCATCCCCTGTATTTATGTGTTCATACTGGCCTGGAGAAAAGGAAAGGCTCTGCCTTTTAGTGCATGCTTGATTTCCGCCATGGTCATTACGGTGGCTCCTCTTTTATTGTACTTTCATTTGAGCGGAATTCTGGATGATTTTTACCGGGGGTATTTCCTTTTCAATGTAAGGTACGGTGGGGGCGGGGATTCGCTTGGCAGCATCATTTGGAATTACGTCAAGTGGATCAAAAGGGAAGTCATGGATCCGAATATTTTCATGTGGGTGGCAGGCGTAGTCGGGATAGGATTCAGCCGTCTGCCGAAGGCGGACAAACTTGCCTTTGCATCTGCCTTTCTGCTGACATGCCTGGGAGTACAGGGAAATGGCTGA
- the miaA gene encoding tRNA (adenosine(37)-N6)-dimethylallyltransferase MiaA has translation MNHPPAVLFIAGPTGSGKSSIAVELADLLNAEIVSADAYQVYREIPVLTAAPSAEEQARVPHHMISIIPVQTPWDATEHYHRAMQNIRQIHARGKTAIITGGSGLYFKFLSHGLSEAPPGNPEIRASFSTCSTEELYARLLSLDPAGAAATSPSNRRYVERNLEIVLAGGKPLSFWRRNWQKKPLGPGWTITRNVPELDHRIALRAARMLREGAVEEVAALGPCSSTAERTLGLQLIRSMLHEKITREECQAALALATRQYAKRQRTWLKREQWLRELPADENSSTRQLAERIMQELKS, from the coding sequence ATGAATCATCCGCCTGCCGTATTATTTATCGCCGGACCCACAGGATCAGGAAAATCCTCAATAGCCGTAGAACTGGCGGATTTGCTAAACGCGGAAATCGTAAGTGCGGATGCCTACCAGGTGTACCGGGAAATTCCGGTGCTCACCGCCGCTCCTTCTGCGGAAGAACAAGCCCGGGTGCCTCATCATATGATTTCCATCATTCCGGTTCAAACTCCATGGGATGCCACGGAACACTACCACCGGGCCATGCAGAACATCCGGCAGATCCATGCCAGAGGGAAAACAGCCATCATTACGGGTGGATCAGGACTATACTTTAAATTCCTCTCCCACGGCCTGTCGGAAGCGCCCCCAGGAAATCCGGAAATCCGGGCTTCCTTTTCAACCTGTTCCACGGAGGAATTGTACGCCCGCCTCCTCTCTCTGGATCCGGCAGGCGCGGCCGCCACCAGCCCTTCCAACCGGCGCTATGTGGAACGCAACCTGGAAATTGTCCTTGCCGGCGGCAAACCGCTTTCCTTCTGGAGGCGGAACTGGCAAAAAAAACCTCTCGGCCCCGGTTGGACCATCACCCGGAATGTCCCGGAACTGGACCACAGAATAGCCCTCCGCGCAGCCCGCATGCTCCGTGAAGGCGCCGTGGAAGAAGTCGCCGCGTTGGGGCCATGTTCCTCCACGGCGGAACGGACCCTGGGCCTGCAGCTGATACGCAGCATGCTCCACGAAAAAATCACAAGGGAGGAATGCCAGGCAGCACTGGCGCTTGCCACCAGGCAATACGCCAAACGCCAGCGCACCTGGCTGAAACGGGAACAATGGCTCCGGGAATTGCCGGCCGATGAAAATTCTTCCACCCGGCAACTTGCAGAGCGCATCATGCAGGAGTTAAAATCCTGA
- a CDS encoding glycosyltransferase family 4 protein: protein MSKGVILLVSPSFPPMEGGVAMATYEMARDLQCLGWDIHVLTPESGLPPDSSLPDPCSVTRISFVSSHETRHRIDACLEHIHPSLVIFHSWQDWHLDYMAALCRERNIPMIIRSHGCHTDFHSFFRIQYPPFFGIKKWITSFPTIRRNVNKITGHLHLVCLDDHGSLFKGYDYYYAKKRGMPNFTVIPNTFLPLQPSSFSFRKKYHLEHSLLFSCPASASVRKNQKAFIRHVKKSNIKGIQFIFLVPQYNSYAEQMEKEADGDPAFRFFYGLPRHEVQAAIIESNAVFLYSIQEQQPLTLLEAMSCGVPWIAPDVGGISTLQGGIVLKKRNTRNLQQALLQMTQENTRKILSLAGKQFWCHRYSPKVVYQQWEILFNDLLKKNRVSTCSRSESADIHSPFKT, encoded by the coding sequence ATGAGCAAAGGGGTCATTTTACTTGTCTCGCCGTCTTTCCCGCCGATGGAAGGAGGGGTAGCCATGGCAACTTATGAAATGGCCCGGGATCTACAGTGTCTGGGATGGGACATTCATGTCCTGACCCCGGAATCAGGGCTTCCTCCCGATTCCTCTCTGCCTGATCCGTGTTCCGTCACCCGGATCTCTTTCGTTTCTTCTCATGAAACACGTCACCGGATTGACGCTTGTCTGGAGCACATTCACCCCTCCCTGGTGATTTTCCATTCCTGGCAGGACTGGCATCTGGATTATATGGCCGCTCTCTGCCGGGAACGGAATATCCCCATGATTATCAGGTCTCATGGCTGCCACACTGATTTCCACTCATTTTTCAGAATCCAGTATCCTCCGTTTTTCGGTATCAAGAAATGGATAACCTCCTTTCCGACTATTCGCCGTAACGTAAATAAAATAACAGGTCATCTGCATCTTGTCTGTCTTGACGACCATGGAAGCCTGTTTAAAGGGTACGATTATTATTATGCCAAAAAACGGGGGATGCCCAACTTTACAGTCATCCCCAATACTTTTCTCCCTTTACAGCCTTCTTCATTTTCATTCCGGAAAAAATATCATCTGGAGCATTCTCTGTTATTCAGTTGTCCCGCCAGTGCCAGCGTCAGAAAAAACCAGAAGGCATTCATCCGGCATGTTAAAAAAAGCAATATCAAAGGCATCCAATTTATCTTTCTTGTTCCTCAATACAATTCCTATGCCGAGCAAATGGAAAAGGAAGCGGATGGAGATCCGGCATTCCGGTTTTTTTATGGACTGCCGCGCCACGAGGTACAAGCCGCCATCATAGAAAGCAACGCCGTATTTTTATATTCCATCCAGGAACAACAGCCTCTCACGTTGTTGGAGGCCATGTCATGCGGCGTTCCCTGGATTGCTCCGGATGTAGGAGGAATCTCCACCCTCCAGGGCGGCATTGTTCTGAAGAAACGCAATACCAGAAATCTGCAGCAAGCCTTGCTTCAAATGACCCAGGAAAACACCAGGAAAATTCTGTCGCTGGCGGGCAAGCAGTTTTGGTGTCACCGTTATTCTCCAAAAGTTGTTTATCAGCAGTGGGAAATACTATTCAATGATCTTTTGAAGAAAAACAGGGTATCCACATGCAGCCGCAGCGAATCCGCTGATATCCATTCCCCATTCAAAACTTGA
- a CDS encoding glycosyltransferase family 4 protein has translation MACKNFKGKKLLSYQGALTAYCERAPQVFLFRMQAFLERLAVKHYGQITCESPWAVDRVREIAPDSDVSLMEYGVEESFFHLDRTPSDTPSCFFGGTIYELKGISYLVEAFRHPDLAHVQLYIAGKGSLTAALKAESTPNIHWLGAVSRETLQQHLSSAWCLVHPTLGDNSPNIVKEARVMGLPVITTEEGGQTQYVKDGESGYIIPIRDSAAIREAVLKLTHDRETALNMGCQGRQECRALLNVNRTVEGCLTRYRTMLNSDF, from the coding sequence ATGGCATGCAAAAATTTCAAAGGGAAAAAACTCCTTTCCTACCAAGGAGCTCTTACTGCCTACTGCGAACGCGCTCCCCAGGTTTTCCTGTTCAGAATGCAGGCGTTTCTGGAAAGGCTTGCCGTCAAACATTATGGTCAGATCACATGTGAATCCCCATGGGCCGTGGACAGAGTGAGGGAAATTGCACCTGATTCCGATGTTTCACTCATGGAGTATGGAGTAGAGGAATCTTTCTTTCATCTAGACAGGACTCCTTCTGATACTCCCTCATGCTTCTTCGGCGGTACTATTTACGAGTTGAAGGGCATCTCCTACCTGGTGGAAGCTTTCAGGCATCCCGACCTAGCCCACGTTCAACTTTACATTGCCGGAAAAGGATCTCTGACGGCTGCTCTAAAGGCGGAGTCCACTCCCAATATCCATTGGCTGGGCGCCGTTTCGCGGGAAACTCTCCAGCAGCATCTGTCTTCCGCATGGTGCCTGGTGCATCCTACACTGGGCGATAACTCCCCCAACATTGTGAAGGAAGCCCGTGTGATGGGCCTGCCGGTCATCACTACCGAGGAAGGAGGTCAAACGCAATACGTCAAGGACGGCGAATCCGGGTATATTATTCCCATACGAGACAGCGCAGCCATTCGGGAAGCTGTGCTGAAATTGACGCATGACCGGGAAACTGCCTTGAATATGGGCTGCCAGGGCCGCCAGGAATGCCGTGCCCTGCTGAATGTAAACCGGACGGTTGAAGGATGCCTTACACGCTACCGCACCATGTTGAATTCCGATTTTTAA
- the ruvB gene encoding Holliday junction branch migration DNA helicase RuvB gives MGESFYTRTTETPPSAFDLSLRPPAFSEFRGQEKIKERLMLMVEAARQRDDVLDHILLSGPPGLGKTTLANIIANAVGCRIHTTSGPQIEKAGDLAGVLTNLEKGDILFIDEIHRLHPAIEEYLYPAMEDFRLDIIIDQGPNARSIQLNLPKFTLVGATTRAGMLTSPLRSRFGLVNRLDYYTQEDLCAIIERSAGLLNVPVEPAGALQIALRSRGTPRVANSLLRWVRDFAQVRGNGIITEQLAHDALTMIEIDDDGLDEMDKRLLEAMIYKFNGGPVGLSSLAVAVGEDASTLEDVHEPFLIMQGYINRTPRGRVAMPSAYLKMGATPPANGQGWLL, from the coding sequence ATGGGAGAGTCCTTTTACACACGCACCACGGAGACACCCCCCTCCGCTTTTGATTTATCCCTGAGACCTCCTGCTTTCAGCGAATTCCGCGGACAGGAGAAAATCAAGGAACGCCTGATGCTGATGGTGGAGGCCGCCAGACAGCGCGACGACGTGCTGGACCATATTCTGTTGAGCGGCCCTCCCGGCCTGGGGAAGACGACGCTTGCCAATATTATCGCAAATGCCGTCGGATGCCGGATTCACACGACTTCCGGCCCCCAGATTGAGAAAGCGGGGGACCTGGCCGGCGTGCTGACCAATCTGGAGAAGGGGGATATTTTGTTTATCGATGAGATTCACCGCCTTCATCCGGCCATTGAGGAGTATCTGTACCCGGCCATGGAGGATTTCCGGCTGGATATTATCATCGACCAGGGGCCGAACGCCCGTTCCATCCAGTTGAATCTTCCCAAGTTCACCCTGGTGGGGGCTACCACCCGCGCCGGCATGCTGACCAGCCCTCTCCGTTCCCGGTTCGGGTTGGTAAACAGGCTGGATTATTACACGCAGGAGGATTTGTGCGCCATCATCGAACGTTCCGCCGGTCTGCTGAACGTTCCCGTGGAACCGGCCGGCGCGCTCCAGATCGCCCTGCGTTCCCGCGGCACCCCCCGCGTAGCCAATTCCCTGCTGCGCTGGGTGCGGGACTTCGCGCAGGTGCGCGGCAACGGCATCATCACGGAGCAGCTAGCTCATGACGCCCTGACCATGATCGAGATTGACGACGACGGCCTGGACGAAATGGACAAGCGTCTGCTGGAGGCCATGATTTACAAGTTCAACGGCGGTCCCGTGGGCCTTTCCTCCCTGGCCGTGGCCGTGGGAGAAGACGCCTCCACGCTGGAAGACGTGCACGAACCCTTCCTGATCATGCAGGGCTATATCAACCGCACGCCCAGGGGGCGCGTCGCCATGCCTTCCGCCTATCTGAAGATGGGCGCCACTCCGCCCGCCAACGGCCAGGGATGGCTGTTGTAG
- a CDS encoding glycosyltransferase family 2 protein: MNPSELPSISIILTGYNEEDSIEDAIRSVFQQDYEGPVEIILSDDGSSDRTFAVMQEMVLQYDGPYRVVMNRNETSLGLGLHVRKVLDMASHEWILRQDGDDCSFPWRCRVFAQAVMEHPDAVAVVSQMTRVYEEVGIPFEFPAFPSAPEDSVRVELQQGPFSSSAHYGGSMMIRKDVYRWNESLPMTTFFEDDLIGFYAWLQGNIYELPETSLYYYRFAAKNICAVSSMLRFVDMKTALAFEKRDTDIQSHLKKSKWTGLELCEKLLESGTSVFRSREELKAEAAERRKIIDDINHRQNWWNYSFSRRWALRGKGWMGMAHCLPQKLYLFCMVSFFKLRKIKKALME; the protein is encoded by the coding sequence ATGAATCCTTCGGAACTCCCTTCCATCAGCATCATCCTGACCGGGTATAATGAAGAAGATAGCATTGAAGATGCCATCAGGAGCGTGTTTCAACAGGATTATGAAGGGCCGGTTGAAATCATTTTATCCGATGATGGCTCCTCTGACCGTACATTTGCGGTCATGCAGGAAATGGTGCTTCAATATGACGGCCCGTACCGGGTGGTAATGAACCGGAATGAAACTTCTCTCGGGCTTGGATTACATGTCCGCAAGGTTCTGGATATGGCGTCTCATGAATGGATACTCCGGCAGGATGGAGATGATTGTTCTTTTCCCTGGCGTTGCAGGGTATTTGCCCAGGCAGTGATGGAACATCCGGATGCCGTTGCCGTCGTCAGTCAAATGACCCGTGTGTATGAGGAGGTCGGAATTCCTTTTGAATTCCCGGCTTTTCCTTCGGCCCCGGAAGATTCTGTGCGGGTGGAGCTTCAGCAGGGACCTTTTTCTTCTTCAGCTCATTATGGAGGAAGCATGATGATCAGGAAAGATGTTTATCGGTGGAATGAATCGCTGCCGATGACGACCTTTTTTGAAGATGACTTGATAGGCTTCTATGCGTGGTTGCAGGGAAACATTTATGAATTGCCGGAAACATCCCTGTATTATTACAGATTTGCCGCCAAAAACATCTGTGCCGTCAGCAGTATGTTAAGGTTTGTGGATATGAAAACAGCCTTGGCCTTCGAAAAGAGGGACACGGATATACAGAGCCATTTGAAAAAAAGTAAATGGACCGGATTGGAGTTATGTGAGAAGTTGTTGGAATCAGGTACTTCCGTCTTCCGCTCACGGGAGGAGTTGAAAGCTGAAGCAGCAGAAAGAAGGAAGATTATAGATGACATTAACCATCGGCAGAACTGGTGGAATTATTCCTTTTCCCGGAGATGGGCTTTGAGAGGGAAAGGCTGGATGGGGATGGCTCATTGCCTGCCGCAAAAACTGTATTTGTTCTGCATGGTCTCCTTTTTTAAACTCAGAAAGATAAAAAAAGCCCTGATGGAATAA
- a CDS encoding sulfite reductase subunit alpha yields MTTEPYGKKNPFPAPVLSVKHLTAEGSPKETIHIEYSLDGSGLEYIAGDALAVIPTNDPALADALIEKLGFCPCSAVPTPEGESTDLRDALIHHYDITNVNKALLTKWAAASGSQELETLLAGDKEAISDFLWGRDVLDLATEYPASFESAEAFVSMLKKIMPRLYSIASSPNSHPEEVHLCVGAVRYTARDRKRGGVCSTYMADRLQPGHTARVFVHTNKNFRLPENGDTPIIMVGPGTGIAPFRAFWEERTASGAQGGNWLFFGNPYKATDFCYEDELVKLTADGKLKLSVAWSRDQEKKVYVQHLMVQEGEELWKWLENGACFYVCGDASRMAKDVDAALHEVIRTWGGKSPEEAAEYVADMKKHHRYQRDVY; encoded by the coding sequence ATGACTACCGAACCATACGGCAAGAAGAATCCGTTCCCCGCTCCCGTACTCTCCGTCAAGCACCTCACCGCGGAAGGCAGCCCCAAAGAGACCATTCACATTGAATACAGCCTGGACGGCTCCGGCCTGGAATACATCGCCGGAGACGCTCTGGCCGTCATTCCCACCAATGATCCCGCCCTGGCGGACGCCCTGATTGAAAAGCTCGGCTTCTGCCCCTGCTCCGCCGTTCCCACACCTGAAGGTGAAAGCACGGATCTGCGCGACGCCCTGATCCACCATTACGACATCACGAATGTGAACAAGGCTCTGCTGACCAAATGGGCGGCGGCCTCCGGCAGCCAGGAGCTGGAAACCCTGCTGGCCGGGGACAAGGAAGCCATCAGCGATTTCCTGTGGGGCCGCGACGTGCTGGACCTGGCAACGGAATACCCCGCCTCTTTTGAGTCCGCGGAAGCTTTCGTGAGCATGCTGAAGAAAATCATGCCCCGCCTGTATTCCATCGCTTCCAGCCCGAACTCCCATCCGGAGGAAGTGCACCTGTGCGTAGGAGCCGTGCGCTATACGGCGCGTGACCGCAAGCGTGGCGGCGTGTGTTCCACCTACATGGCGGACCGCCTCCAGCCCGGCCATACGGCCAGGGTGTTTGTGCACACCAACAAGAATTTCCGCCTTCCTGAAAACGGGGATACGCCCATCATCATGGTTGGTCCCGGCACCGGCATCGCTCCCTTCCGCGCCTTCTGGGAGGAACGCACCGCCTCCGGCGCCCAGGGCGGCAACTGGCTGTTCTTCGGCAATCCGTACAAGGCCACCGATTTCTGTTATGAAGACGAACTGGTCAAACTGACCGCAGACGGAAAGCTGAAGTTATCCGTGGCCTGGTCCCGCGACCAGGAAAAGAAAGTTTACGTGCAGCACCTGATGGTTCAGGAAGGAGAGGAACTGTGGAAATGGCTGGAAAACGGCGCCTGCTTCTATGTCTGCGGAGACGCCTCCCGCATGGCCAAGGACGTGGACGCGGCTCTTCATGAAGTGATCCGGACCTGGGGCGGAAAGTCCCCGGAAGAAGCCGCGGAATACGTAGCGGATATGAAGAAACACCACAGATACCAGCGCGACGTGTACTAA
- a CDS encoding glycosyltransferase family 2 protein, with product MKSNVSQPDDGIEFSVILIAYNLESCLGKAIHAVLKQEFKNFELIIVNDGSTDGTLQVAMSFQDTRINVICQENGGASHARNTGLKAARGKYVAFLDGDDYWYPDHLQMAFEFFRKHPGVRAYAARYAWAQEDNIPCRKELSCSFVVRKLGLRGLLAIHTSSVVLESSLAASLPLWEVGKKYGEDVLYWMRLMRETDLIGLGNKTGSIYVQREGSAMHDRAYGDIPVEHLLHGLLKEWRLMPRRQWMFAVHFLIVRELWPERLLNMERKDRSRFLQEEIGVGLNIWMERSSWNAYVEACEQECLADMEKAFKKLLSRVQYWCVWADRVERWCLRPLCVFIGKRTL from the coding sequence ATGAAATCAAACGTATCGCAACCGGATGACGGCATAGAGTTCAGCGTAATTTTAATAGCCTATAATCTGGAAAGCTGTCTGGGGAAGGCCATTCATGCCGTCTTGAAGCAGGAATTTAAAAACTTTGAACTCATTATTGTTAATGATGGTTCAACGGATGGGACTTTACAGGTGGCCATGTCTTTTCAGGACACCCGGATCAACGTTATTTGCCAGGAAAATGGAGGCGCTTCACACGCGAGAAATACTGGTTTAAAGGCCGCGAGAGGAAAATATGTGGCGTTTCTGGATGGAGACGACTATTGGTATCCGGATCATTTGCAGATGGCATTTGAGTTTTTTAGAAAACATCCTGGCGTGCGTGCCTATGCTGCCAGATATGCATGGGCACAAGAGGACAACATTCCCTGTCGGAAGGAACTGTCTTGCTCGTTTGTAGTCAGAAAATTGGGATTGAGAGGGCTTCTCGCTATCCATACAAGTAGTGTTGTTCTGGAATCCTCTCTGGCGGCTTCGCTTCCTCTGTGGGAAGTCGGCAAGAAATATGGAGAGGATGTTCTCTATTGGATGAGGCTGATGAGGGAGACGGATCTAATAGGGCTGGGAAACAAGACAGGTTCCATTTATGTGCAAAGGGAAGGGTCCGCGATGCATGACCGGGCCTATGGGGATATTCCCGTGGAACATCTGCTGCATGGGTTGCTGAAGGAATGGCGACTCATGCCGCGCAGACAATGGATGTTTGCCGTGCATTTTCTCATCGTTCGGGAATTGTGGCCGGAAAGACTGTTAAACATGGAAAGAAAAGACCGTTCCCGGTTTCTGCAGGAGGAAATCGGTGTGGGGCTGAATATATGGATGGAACGTTCCAGTTGGAATGCGTATGTGGAAGCGTGTGAGCAGGAATGCCTGGCCGACATGGAAAAGGCATTTAAAAAACTATTGTCCCGGGTGCAATATTGGTGCGTATGGGCGGATAGAGTGGAGCGCTGGTGTTTGAGGCCCTTGTGTGTTTTTATTGGTAAACGGACCCTATAA
- the mnmA gene encoding tRNA 2-thiouridine(34) synthase MnmA yields the protein MARILVGLSGGVDSSVAAALLVEQGHEVVGAYMKNWVNDEGIPGECPWEQDIRDALAVAQKIGIEFRVIDLVEEYRARIVNYLIEGYRAGYTPNPDVLCNREMKFGVFLDYALEQGFEYVATGHYARRLETPQGSFILRGRDPNKDQSYFLSLMRPGQIAKAMFPLGDLLKPEVRALADKYGLPTARKKDSQGICFIGQVKMSDFLRHYLPDKPGKIVDTEGRILGEHQGLHLFTMGQRKGHGIASPREGIAYVVVGKDVKRNFLILGYEEASTRGLYASHAVVGGISNTLSPLPPRVMAQPRYRAKAEWAACEYLEEGRVRLSFETPLRALAVGQVCAFYDGGKLLGGGFFESIEP from the coding sequence GTGGCACGTATTCTTGTAGGCTTATCCGGCGGAGTGGACAGTTCCGTTGCGGCGGCGCTGCTCGTGGAGCAGGGCCATGAAGTCGTGGGGGCCTACATGAAAAACTGGGTGAACGATGAAGGCATTCCCGGAGAATGCCCGTGGGAACAGGATATTCGGGACGCGCTGGCCGTCGCCCAAAAAATCGGGATCGAATTCCGCGTGATTGACCTCGTGGAGGAATACCGCGCACGCATCGTGAACTACCTGATTGAAGGCTACCGGGCCGGATATACGCCGAATCCGGACGTGCTGTGCAACCGGGAAATGAAATTCGGCGTATTTCTGGATTATGCCCTGGAACAAGGCTTCGAGTACGTCGCCACGGGCCACTATGCCCGCAGGCTGGAGACGCCGCAGGGATCGTTCATCCTGCGCGGACGGGACCCGAACAAGGACCAGTCTTATTTCCTTTCCCTGATGCGGCCCGGCCAGATTGCCAAAGCCATGTTTCCCCTCGGCGACTTGCTGAAGCCGGAAGTCCGCGCGCTGGCGGATAAATACGGACTGCCCACGGCCCGAAAAAAAGACAGCCAGGGCATCTGTTTCATCGGCCAGGTGAAGATGAGCGACTTCCTGCGGCATTACCTGCCGGACAAACCCGGAAAAATCGTGGATACGGAAGGCAGAATTCTTGGCGAACACCAGGGATTGCACCTGTTCACGATGGGACAGAGAAAGGGGCACGGAATCGCCTCCCCGCGGGAGGGCATCGCCTATGTCGTGGTGGGCAAGGATGTCAAACGCAATTTTCTGATTCTGGGGTACGAAGAGGCCTCCACACGGGGCCTGTATGCCTCCCATGCGGTTGTCGGCGGCATCTCCAACACCCTGTCGCCTCTGCCCCCCCGCGTCATGGCCCAGCCCCGCTACCGTGCCAAGGCGGAATGGGCCGCCTGCGAGTATCTGGAAGAAGGGAGGGTGCGCCTGAGCTTTGAAACGCCTCTGCGCGCCCTGGCCGTGGGCCAGGTCTGTGCGTTTTACGACGGAGGCAAACTGCTGGGAGGCGGCTTTTTTGAATCCATAGAGCCATGA
- a CDS encoding beta-ketoacyl-ACP synthase III: MAANSEIAFKRLPVKIIGTGSYVPERRLTNADLEKMVDTSHEWIIERTGIVERRIAAPDEYTSHMGTKAAQRALESCGLQPEDIDLIIVSTITPDTFTPATSCYIQDALGAKNAAAFDISAACSGFLFAMKTAVQYLGTGQMKTALIIAAEKLSTVVNWEDRTTCVLFGDGAGAAVLQAATGEEGEGSILATDIGTDGSLHDLLQIPGGGSRCPTTAENAHERLATLAMRGKETFRQAVPRMKDSAASVIERAGLTSDEIKLIIPHQANLRIINAVAQRLSIPEEKVFINIEKYGNTSAAAVAIAFDEARRSGRFGKGDNVVLVTFGAGLTWAAAAIRW, translated from the coding sequence ATGGCCGCAAATTCTGAAATCGCTTTTAAAAGACTGCCCGTCAAGATCATCGGCACGGGCTCCTATGTTCCGGAACGCCGCCTGACCAATGCGGATCTGGAAAAGATGGTGGACACTTCCCACGAATGGATCATCGAACGCACGGGCATCGTGGAACGCCGCATCGCCGCCCCTGACGAGTACACTTCCCACATGGGTACGAAGGCCGCCCAGCGCGCGCTGGAGTCCTGCGGATTGCAGCCGGAAGACATCGACCTGATCATCGTCTCCACCATCACACCGGATACGTTCACGCCCGCTACCTCCTGCTACATCCAGGATGCCCTGGGGGCCAAGAATGCCGCAGCCTTTGATATTTCCGCCGCCTGCTCCGGCTTCCTGTTCGCCATGAAGACGGCCGTACAGTACCTGGGCACCGGCCAGATGAAAACGGCGCTTATCATTGCCGCGGAAAAGCTTTCCACCGTCGTGAACTGGGAGGACCGCACCACCTGCGTCCTGTTCGGGGACGGAGCCGGCGCCGCCGTGCTCCAGGCCGCCACGGGGGAAGAGGGGGAAGGCTCCATCCTGGCTACGGACATCGGCACGGACGGCTCCCTGCATGACCTCCTCCAGATTCCCGGAGGCGGCTCCCGCTGCCCCACCACGGCGGAGAACGCCCATGAACGCCTGGCCACACTCGCCATGCGCGGGAAGGAGACCTTCCGCCAGGCGGTTCCCCGCATGAAGGATTCCGCCGCCAGTGTGATTGAACGCGCCGGCCTGACTTCCGACGAGATCAAGCTGATCATCCCGCACCAGGCGAACCTCCGCATCATCAATGCCGTGGCCCAGCGTCTCTCCATTCCGGAAGAAAAAGTGTTCATCAATATTGAAAAATACGGCAATACCTCCGCCGCCGCCGTGGCCATCGCTTTTGACGAGGCGCGCCGCTCCGGCAGGTTCGGCAAGGGGGACAACGTCGTCCTGGTCACCTTCGGCGCCGGACTGACATGGGCCGCAGCCGCCATCCGCTGGTAA